Proteins encoded together in one Chitinophaga sp. LS1 window:
- a CDS encoding GH92 family glycosyl hydrolase, translated as MKKLIIPALLLASCFAKAQTVNSVSDPVEWVNPLMGTDSKGSLSTGNTYPAIACPWGMNFWMPQTGKMGDGWAYTYHSDKLRGFKQTHQPSPWINDYGQFAIMPVTKSVKFKEDDRASWFSHKAEVAKPYYYSVYLADHNVTTEITPTERAAAIRFTYGKEDSAFVVIDALDKGSYIKVLQSERKIIGYTTKNSGGVPANFKNYFVLTFDKPFTYVATFKNDVLSKGVAEAQENHVGAVIGFSTVKGEQVNVKVASSFISPEQAVLNLNQEIGSSTFDAIKDKAKAAWNTEMSRIKVEGGTSDQTRTFYSCLYRSMLFPRKFYEYDAKGAVVHYSPYNGQVLPGYMFTDNGFWDTFRAQFPFFNLMYPSMNAHIMEGMVNAYKESGWLPEWASPGHRDCMIGSNSASLIADAYLKGVRGFDINTAYEAIIKNSNNEGPLESVGRKGVKYYNKLGYVPYDVKINENTARTLEYSYDDWTIWKLAVALNRPKAEIERFAKQARNYRNVYDAESKLMRGKNEDGKFQTPFNPTKWGDAFTEGNSWHYSWSVFHDVQGLINLMGGKETFVQMLDSVFAMPPVFDDSYYHFTIHEIREMQIMNFGQYAHGNQPIQHMIYLYNYAGAPWKSQYWLREVMNRLYSATPDGYCGDEDNGQTSAWYVFSALGFYPVTPGAPQYVVGAPLFKKATVKLENGKEIVINAPGNSEENRYIRSATFNGANLTNNWLDYNALMKGATIDFDMDATPNKSRGISDKDVPYSMTQEVK; from the coding sequence ATGAAAAAACTCATCATTCCGGCCCTTTTGCTGGCATCCTGTTTTGCAAAGGCCCAGACTGTGAACAGCGTCTCAGACCCGGTAGAATGGGTCAATCCACTTATGGGAACCGATTCAAAGGGTTCCTTGTCAACTGGTAATACCTATCCAGCCATTGCCTGCCCATGGGGTATGAACTTCTGGATGCCGCAGACCGGCAAAATGGGCGACGGATGGGCGTACACCTACCATTCGGACAAACTGCGTGGTTTTAAACAAACCCACCAGCCAAGCCCATGGATCAACGATTACGGCCAGTTTGCCATCATGCCGGTAACGAAATCCGTAAAATTCAAAGAAGATGACAGAGCCAGCTGGTTCTCGCACAAAGCGGAAGTAGCCAAACCATACTATTATAGTGTATACCTGGCCGATCACAACGTGACCACGGAAATCACTCCAACTGAAAGAGCTGCCGCTATCCGTTTTACCTATGGTAAGGAAGACAGTGCTTTCGTAGTGATCGATGCGCTGGACAAAGGCTCTTACATCAAAGTATTGCAGTCAGAGCGCAAAATTATCGGCTATACCACTAAAAACAGCGGTGGCGTACCTGCTAATTTCAAAAACTACTTCGTACTCACTTTCGACAAGCCTTTCACTTATGTCGCTACCTTCAAGAACGATGTACTGAGCAAAGGTGTTGCGGAAGCACAGGAAAATCACGTAGGTGCCGTAATCGGCTTCTCTACCGTGAAAGGTGAGCAGGTAAACGTAAAAGTGGCATCTTCCTTCATCAGCCCTGAGCAGGCAGTATTGAACCTGAACCAGGAGATCGGCAGCAGCACTTTTGACGCTATCAAAGACAAGGCAAAAGCTGCCTGGAACACCGAGATGAGCCGTATCAAGGTAGAAGGTGGTACATCTGACCAGACCCGTACCTTCTATTCCTGCCTGTACCGTTCTATGCTGTTCCCGCGTAAATTCTATGAGTACGATGCCAAAGGTGCAGTGGTACACTACAGCCCTTATAATGGCCAGGTACTGCCAGGCTATATGTTCACCGATAATGGTTTCTGGGATACTTTCCGTGCCCAGTTCCCTTTCTTCAACCTGATGTACCCTTCTATGAACGCTCACATCATGGAAGGTATGGTGAACGCTTACAAAGAAAGTGGCTGGTTGCCTGAATGGGCGAGCCCTGGTCACCGCGATTGTATGATCGGTTCCAACTCTGCTTCCCTGATTGCAGATGCTTACCTGAAAGGTGTAAGAGGTTTCGACATCAACACCGCGTACGAAGCGATCATTAAAAACTCTAACAACGAAGGTCCGCTGGAATCAGTAGGCCGTAAAGGCGTAAAATATTACAATAAACTGGGTTATGTGCCTTATGATGTGAAGATCAATGAGAACACTGCCCGTACACTGGAATATAGCTACGATGACTGGACTATCTGGAAACTGGCAGTTGCCCTGAACCGTCCAAAGGCAGAAATCGAACGTTTTGCTAAACAGGCGCGTAACTACCGCAACGTATATGATGCAGAGAGCAAATTAATGCGTGGTAAAAATGAGGATGGTAAATTCCAGACTCCTTTCAATCCAACCAAATGGGGAGATGCATTTACGGAGGGTAACAGCTGGCATTATAGCTGGTCTGTATTCCACGACGTACAGGGCCTGATCAACCTGATGGGTGGTAAAGAAACCTTCGTTCAGATGCTGGATTCCGTATTCGCTATGCCTCCGGTATTTGACGATAGCTACTACCACTTCACCATTCATGAAATCCGCGAAATGCAGATCATGAACTTCGGTCAGTATGCACATGGTAACCAGCCTATCCAGCACATGATCTACCTGTACAACTATGCAGGTGCTCCATGGAAATCACAGTATTGGCTGAGGGAGGTCATGAACCGCCTGTATTCAGCTACTCCTGATGGTTATTGCGGTGATGAGGATAATGGCCAGACTTCTGCCTGGTATGTATTCAGTGCACTGGGCTTCTACCCGGTTACACCTGGTGCGCCACAGTATGTAGTAGGTGCGCCTTTGTTTAAAAAAGCAACCGTGAAGCTGGAAAATGGAAAAGAGATCGTGATCAATGCACCAGGAAACAGCGAAGAAAACCGTTATATCAGATCTGCCACCTTCAATGGTGCCAACCTGACTAACAACTGGCTGGATTACAATGCTTTGATGAAGGGGGCAACTATCGACTTCGATATGGATGCTACACCAAATAAGAGCAGAGGTATCTCTGATAAAGATGTGCCTTATTCCATGACCCAGGAGGTTAAATAA
- a CDS encoding N-acetylmuramoyl-L-alanine amidase yields the protein MKQVRLLLCLALPAILFSCAHAPYGATNKVYRKQAKTYARTLRAEPTGQWIGTTNFNMRKPNYVIIHHTAQGTCDSTFRTFTLTRTNVSAHYVICKDGTVVQMLNDYLRAWHAGLSKWGNVTDMNSCSIGIELDNNGFVPFQPQQINSLMVLLDTLKHRYNIPAANFIGHGDIAPTRKNDPNRYFPWQQLAEKGFGLWYDTTGVTLPADFNTKQALRLFGYDVKDTSAAIIAFKRHFVPADSLTGIKLDEGEKKILYNLMQKSE from the coding sequence ATGAAACAGGTCAGACTATTACTATGCTTAGCCCTACCGGCTATTTTATTCAGCTGCGCACATGCTCCATACGGTGCTACCAACAAGGTATACCGCAAGCAAGCCAAAACTTATGCCCGCACCTTACGTGCAGAACCTACGGGACAATGGATTGGTACCACCAATTTCAATATGCGTAAACCTAATTACGTGATCATTCACCATACGGCACAGGGTACCTGCGATAGTACTTTCAGAACTTTTACCCTGACCCGCACGAACGTGAGTGCACATTACGTGATCTGTAAAGACGGTACTGTGGTGCAAATGCTGAATGATTACCTCCGGGCATGGCATGCCGGCTTGTCAAAATGGGGAAATGTGACTGATATGAACTCCTGTTCTATCGGCATCGAACTGGATAACAATGGATTCGTACCTTTCCAGCCTCAGCAAATCAATAGTCTGATGGTTTTACTGGATACTTTAAAACATAGGTACAATATCCCGGCAGCCAACTTTATTGGTCATGGTGATATCGCTCCTACCCGCAAAAATGACCCCAACCGGTACTTCCCCTGGCAGCAACTGGCCGAAAAAGGCTTTGGGCTCTGGTACGATACTACCGGCGTAACCCTGCCAGCGGATTTTAATACTAAACAAGCACTGCGTCTTTTTGGTTATGATGTGAAAGATACGAGTGCCGCAATCATTGCGTTTAAAAGACACTTTGTACCCGCCGATTCATTAACCGGCATAAAACTGGATGAAGGAGAGAAGAAAATACTCTATAACCTCATGCAAAAAAGTGAATAA